actttaaaATGACCGTTTCCctacaaactggaggctgcatcactctagggccaacacatacttgaataaatcccactgcaaagtccatattttattgccaaaagctcatgaactgtacttttctataattaccgcctgctccaagtaggtgttaattttcgcatagactaatgcgatatttagcgtatctaagtgtttgtgaatcatgcattagtattatttctgcgcgctaattaacgcaatgcggcaAAATTAACACATGTGGTTGCACACGAATTAATGCACGccatatgcgacttaacgcatgcatactttagcgaatcacgcatttttttgtgtcaattttaacgcaaaaaagcatgcagtaTGCCGTatctcactttagtgaattaaccctattgtgttaattctcgcatagatgtaatactaacgcatgattcacaaacacatatgaagtgttaaatgcgctaaatcatattagtctgtgcgaaaattaactcctacttggggcaggcggtacttaaagaaaattgcagttcttgagcttttggcaacacaacatggactttgcagtgggattttttcaatcatttgttggccctagagtgatgtagcctccagttttcagggaaatggtagttttcagaaaagtagttttccgaaagtaatggttatgtgcataaaatcgtgcgctaatatagcaaacggcgaaatatattgcgcagaacaggaaataacgcacgtggcgggaattaacgcaagaaaaacgctcataatgagttaaataacgcaaagaacattgggcccgattcactaaagtccgaaataaggagtgctatttatagcatgcgttaaaaatcttatcacttcttatttttcgctcgattcactaaaaggacacttgtcataattaagaagcgatgttcttggcgttatttatcttgcgacgacatattttcaagcaacgtgctgcgtaatatgttgtgcgctgcgtaatatattgcttgaaaatatgtcgtcgcaagataaataacgccaagaacatcgcttcttaattatgacaagtgtccttttagtgaatcgagcgaaaaataagaagtgataagatttttaacgcatgctataaatagcactccttatttcggactttagtgaatcaggcccattgcgTCTTATTTATGAcgcatgtccttttagtgaatcttgcgttaataaaaaaaaataagaagcaataaaatttttatcgcatgctataaatagcgctcgttttaacgcactttagtgaatcaacccctttgtGTCTCTAAATTCTGTTATTCAGAAATTGGTATGGAGCAACAGCATCTGAAGTAAATGGTGCGCTAAAATCAGTCGTGTGTGGATTTATATGCAGCCAGGTGCAGTACTGAGCTTGGAGtgactgttttattttattaatactgGGATTGGGATTTAGGGATTAAGGCTGTattttatgttacatttttttaaaaaaaagaaaaattcttaCTTTCTGTCATGGGGCAGAAGAGAACATTGAGTGTTTACCATAGACCACTGACAATCAAAATTGAAAGGAACAGTGTGCCTTCTAGCCCAAGAAATGTTCATTTTATTGTGACCCCCAATCTCAGGGATATTACAGAGAACTCTACCTTGTCATCCAGGAGTAGAAACTAAAATCAGAgcccagggctgctttaaggtacaaGTGGGCCCTGGACAAAATTTCATTGGTAAATTTATGATAGAGTAACCCTTAAGCatgtgaagttcaatatagtaaggcagtcAGTGAAGAAATGATCCGCGCCCACTTAAGTAGATATGATCCCCAGCTAGGGTTGCtgcctgtttggttttgacccggacaacccAGTTTTCAGAAGAGCTGTCAGAGTCAAAACTGGTGGTTTTCCCAGTTTGGAAAACCGACAGAACTCTCCAAAATTGAAGAGGTGATTGGTCAATTGCCGGTCACCACGTCATAGCCCTGTCCCATTGATATCACCAGTCAGCCCACGTGATGTCATATCCCTACCCACTGCCATCACGttcccagcgccggatttgtaatggggccgccccgaggccgcccccacttggcgccccctatcccccccccgccGCGCCAATACGCTTACGTGAAGCCCCCCTTCCCCCGCCCGCCGAGCgaacgcgcatgcgcaagcgccaaagttgaagctcccatacggagctgtggggagagttccccattgctccgtatgggagcaaaatgttaaaatttgcctgcggcggggcggcatgccgcccctatgcttgtgccgccctaggcccgggcctttgtggcctcgccacaaatccgggcctgcacgtTCCGGCCCGGAGTTAAGTCCACCAAAAGTGGCAACTATATCCCCGGGTATGTGGTCCTGGACCAACAACCCTGGgaccagaaaaattataaaatggcTATGCcacaaaaataagtaaaaaaaataaccatACTTTAGAGCTTTTCCAGTGGATTAAAATGAGGGGGTCTGCAGGATACTCTCCCTGGTGAAAAGTGTGCTAGTGAGCACCCTATCCTGGAGGGccatgggcaaatgccccttttgcccatttatcgAAATGGCCCTGAGAGTGGGCATTTACTTGATCCATTGCTCCTGCAATAAAAGTGTTACCTGTGGCTCTGTATGCCCAGGACCAGATGGGGTTCCAGTTGTTGTTTGAGTCACATTCTTACATTCTGAATGTACTGAAGTTTCTTCCTCATAAAATAGCAAAGGGGAGAGTCCAATCTAGGATTTAAAAGAATTCAAAGAGAATTAGTGGCCTTCTCTATAGCTGTTCTCATCCATATAACAAATCCACCAATTTGCTGTTGAGAGTCTGTTTTTCTGtcatttaggttttttttaatattcataatATACAAAAAggtgtagattttttttaatattcataatATATAAAAAGGTGTAAACCATGGTTCCAATGAAATGTTAATTAAGTTCCATTTTTCCAACCACAATATTTGTAGTTTAATTCTACCCTTCCTCAAACTTTACAGAAAGGAAAGAAATTGAGGCTATATAATCAGGGCCATATTTGATTACACAGTGCCCAGAGGCCACCCCCTTTCTCCGCCCGCCGCCCCCACTTCCCCCCCGCGTGCATGTGCGCCCACttaactcacatacggagcagtggggagaggacctgtccccattgctccatatgtgagcaaagtttaatTGCGgcttgggtggcatgccgcccctaaatttgtgctgccctaggcccgggcctttgtggcctttcaacaaatccaggcctgtataTAATTACATAATTGTATGCCATATTTTGTCCCTAATGGTGACCTGTTATAACCACATACTGCAGAACTTTCTTTTTAGTGCCTTCCTTAGATTCTGTACAGCATTTCACACATATTGTTTCCTGTTTTCCCATTCCCAGAAATGGGACTTAATGGCAGGAGGGGCTGGATGATAAAGACAATAAATATAAGTCAAAATGTGTGTAGTTTATATTGCATGAAGTCAGGTGTTAATAACTGATTTATTTGACCCCAAACCACCGCCTTTTAGCCCAGGAACAGTGAACTCATTGTTTATTACCTCACAGCTTCATTGTTCCTCTTATTTCCTCAGTTTCTTTATCTCTATAGAAGATACTCCACTTATTGCCTCCATACTGTATGCAAGGCTTCTCCTCACCTTACTATAAGTTGTTATAAATGTTGCCTATGTCTTTCTGGTTGCCTGTGTTCCTAAACCAGATTTTCTAACAGATATCTGTTGCATATAGCTGCTCACCTCATTAAAGAACCTGTCCCCTTCATTGCTGATAACAATTAATGTGACCTGCTTGCCACTTTCCTGAATCATGCTCACAGTATCTTCATGTTCTAGTCCCTCAACACTCTGCCCATTAACTCCCAGAAGACGGTCTCCTTCACGCATTCCAGCATCCTCTGCAGGAAGTCCAGGATCGATCTCACGTAGGAACTGACCTAAAGACGTGTGAGAGAAAAAATAATAGTGCTTTAGTGCCATTAAAAGGAAACTTCTGCTATAATAAACCTATTGAAGTACAAATTACATTATTGcagttatattaaatatatatactatactgccTTGGTTTCCCTGACAAAGGTTCCAGTAAAGGAACTGAAACATAAGATAAATAAACTTCACCTTCTGCATTGATCAAGTCTATATTTCTTTTTGtgcaaaccctgtgagtgccgacatttttgcttttatacactttgttttagctctggcacccaggtatcgtctCCTATTTTTGGAGTGCTCCCCTGTCcggaatctatatatatatatatatatatatatatatatatatatatatatgtaatttacaATGTAAAAAACTATCTACAGAGCTCATAGCAGAACAGTACTCtcagccatacctcccaacatttgaaaaatgtaaagagggacaaaaagaaatattgCACAAAGTATGGCAAAAATGTTTGACCATGCCCGTTTTtgtaaccacaccccctaaataccactcccagtGGGAGTTttagggtcttgttttatgtgttattacagttttgccaaAAAAGGTGAAAtagccctttaagctgcaagtctcaattCCCCAAGGGacatgtttagcttattagttacaaatgtatctaaatgcaggtgttgcctgttcagtattctgggctctctaccaaaagtctaattaagtttgagaaattttgtatctttttttgcattcagtgcaaaagatcaaagggaaatgagggacttttcagtaagaatccatgGACTGAGCCAAACATTAAGGATGTAATTGTAAATCCCTTCCACATTATTCAGTCATAAAATAATCTAAACCCACCCTCTCTTTATGCTTCTAAGCCCCATTGCatctatattaaaggggttgtgcacCTTAAAATTTAAGTATGACgtagagattgatattctgacacagtttgcaattggtcttctctCCAGTTTTCaagcagtggtttcaatgagaaaattgaatattaataggagagggactgaatagaaagataagtaataaaaagtagcaataacaatcacATTTTAGTTAGAACAAACTATAAGaaattgaaaagttgataagaattGACCATACTGGAACAAATTAAAAGTATACTTAAAGGTAAATTACAATACTGGGGCACAACACTGTCATTCCTATATGGATTGCTCTTCCATTCAATCCATCAGGAAGCTCTTCTTTATGGTGTGGATTTAAGGTCCATTTGTGAGCATTTCTTCTGTATGTCATTCTACTCACAGCTCATTTTACACATACCACTCAATTTTGATGTTTCTCTCTCTTCAGTGTGACTGCTATTCTTGCCCTTGTATCCCTCAGAAGGCTAAATCTATATTGACCTACTATACAGTACGTTTTTCCTTTCTGCCTTATAACtaccattatttttttattatatttttttattttattatatttttttgtatgttgACTCTTACCTTGACCTGCCAGGCACTTCTCTTGTCTCAGGAGGAACCCATATCCTTGTGGACCTTTTACCAAGTGCAGTTTCCTTGTCCGGTAAGGGAGAGAGGATGTTTCAGCAAGTGCTGCACTCAGTGGAACCCCATGAGATTCATAGACATCCCAAGCAGAGGCTTCCAGTACTAGTAGAACTACATGTGAACTTCTACGTTGCAGCTGCCAGAAGTACATAAGAGTTTATAAACATGCTTACTCAATACAGATCATTTTCCAACAGTGTATCTACTGCAAATTATATAGTTTTGTTATGCATATCACCTTCTTAGTGAGCTGACTCAAAGTAATACTGATTGTACTCTCCCCATTCACTTCTAACAATCGGCAGCCATGAGGAACTCCAGCCTTCTGTGCCGGACCCCCGTCCTCTACCTGAAGCAGGAACGTCCCTCGCACACCTGCAAAAAATGTTATCAACGTGTTTGCAGTATTAAAAGGAAGGCTTGAGACTGTATTAGAGTAACAGAAGATGATAGTGTCTTTGAGGAATGCTGAGGGGTATACTTTGTTACAGTATCATGGTTATAAACAGAATAATGTAAAGAAAGGACAGTTTTCACAAAATTCACTAATTTATTTTGAGTGAATTATATGACTGCTTGTGTGTTGAGATCCACAGGGCAAGCAACTGGATATTCTGCAACACAGGCTTATCTGTAGCCAGCCTAAGAATTAATGCAGTTTTCTATTCAAAATATGTTGGTGCAACTAGATATCAGTTGTACCAACAAGATGGCAACTTATCCTCTTCAGCACTATATTTTCAGGGGAGTCCTAATGTTTGCTCTCAGCACTTCATTTGAGGTAACTGATAGATCTATTTTCTAATAATCTCAGCACATATTTGTATTAAACATGCTTAGTGTAATCTATTTTCCCTATATTGTGGTAGTGATCTTACAGAATGTTCTGCATGAAATTTGTGTTTAGGCAgccccggatttgtggagaggccacaacagcccaggcctagggcggcagaaatttaggagGGGTGTAAAGAGACATAGGAAAAACAGGTGTACAGTTTGGTACAGTTCTATTCACCACAGAAGCCTGCCAGCAAATAGCATTCAGTGGTCTGCTGTTTGAAAGGACATTTCTGGTTGGCTACTGTGTGCTAGTAACAAATGTTGCTCCTGCTAAAGCCCTTTGCTTTTTTCAGCATGATCATGCAAAGCTGTCATTAGACAATAAACATAGAAATTAAACTCTAATCATATAACGTCTTGAATGCATTAAAAGCTGGTTCCTCACCACCTGTGGCGCTGGCAGTAAATCCAAAGCCTCGACCTTCATTCTTTACACGGTAGAAGTGGGGGCGAGGACATGAGTCAGAAAGAAAATTTGAAAGGACAGATGCTGGGGACCTGTGACTGGAGCGTAGCGTTTCATAAGCTGCTTCATCCAGGACACCTAGCGATAGCCGGGAACCACTGTACTTTATTTTTTGTACCACCTACAAAGATAGCTGAAGTATCAGGAACATAGAAcatatacaaacatttttttctattgaatAATAAATTAGGTTAAGAAAGGGAATCtaaaagttatatcccactgataggtccctAATCAACATAtgaataaacagcagaaatttcagtggaataaaagcaacaacatttattggctcagacctcctctgatgaagtaCCACacggtgcgaaacgcgttaggagagtacgtaccatgaggcactgggatgcacctatccattgtttggtatagtatgttttatatgttagtttttgttgatttgttaatttgagccaataaatgttttacCTTTTTACTCTATCCTGATACCATTTTACAGATCTGCTTCCAAATGTGCAGAGCAATTAATAAGGTTTTTTGGAGGAGGAATAAAGCTAGCCAAAAAGTTCTCTAAAATAATTATATAGAAAGCCACCTCTTTTTCAAAGGGCTGCTCAAAAATGACTTCAGTGAGAGGCAAAGCAGAGGCTCAATAGGCTGGGACACTTTGGTGGGGTTATTACAGCAGCCTTGGCTGAAAAGATGTCACAAATGTCCCTGATTGATAGAAATAAGTATAGGGGAGTGTGGATGGGGGATATGGAGGAGGCCTCTGTAGAGTTCTTTGATGTATACATCACTTCTCTTATGTTTTAGCCCTGACGACATGAATTTTGGGTGAACACAAGATAAATAAGGTCTATCTCTTTAGTTAACTATgtatcttaatatatatatatccctttatGCATGTTGTTAAATCAAGTTTTCTAAAGCATAGCCAGTGGTGGACATTTGCTCAAATCCCTTTAATTTATATGCCTGTTTTATAATAATCCTCTGGTTGTATATATAAGCCCACTAAATCTCAAAAACAATAAATGGAAAACATGCTTGTGTAGTTTATCAAATGCTCCTACTTTGTGggtttatatatattgtacattagGGTTATTGCATTACACGCTTCTAATAAACAAAAGAATGTGCCAAAAACCTTGTTAGCACCAACCAGCCATTCATTGCCTGACATATTCACAAATTTAAAAAGGTATATTCTTTGTGCTGTTCTAGTGACTGTTTTATCTAACTGGGTAATATTTCTTTTAGATCCTACAGGTAGCATTTACAAGTCAGTAAAACACACTTTTAAAGCTTAATATAATCAAAAAGCACCAAATCAGCCCAAAATATTTCAGTACTGAAAAGGTGCTCTTTAGCTTTGTGTCTTTTGAGCTTCATCCTAATGACACGAACTATCTAAGAATGAGCAGCATATTTAATATTACTAAGCACACTTTTGGGGGTtgtcaattaaaggagaagaaaaggtaaaaactaagtaagctttataagaaaaaaagccataaacacccacagaaacgctgcactgagcctctatcaagagaaacacaggatttattttcttcttttgtgtatacatgttcctctgctctcagaaaaatctttcagagcatggcatgagtctgctcattttgctcctctctcccttctccccctcccgCTCCCACCTCATCTCTCTCCCCtctcaactgtgctgtgtaatctgagctaccagcagccagagcttcagcatggaagttactgagaccaagctaaaatagcagctgccattaaacaaaaagagggagcttctagggctgtttactcagttatggtaaagctttcaacagaataaataaagattgcactattgtgactaatctattggaaataaaatgccaaaatgcttttccgTCTCCTTTGACCTGTCCTGGCTTTAATGTTAGCTCTTGTaaagtgcagaaaatatatacatatatacatgtcgCTAGAAATAACCAGAGAAAAAGATGCGAAAATGTTCTTTTTCAAgctatttatctttatttttttctgccacCTATTCCATGTTAATtagataaattattttattaaatatatttacaaactCACCCTTAGGTACTCCTGTTCATGCACATATTCTCCATTAACCTGTAGCAGCTGGTCTCCATCCCTCAGTCCTGCAAGATAGGCCGGGCCTCCAGGAACCACCTGCCTCACAATATGGccctctctctcctgctccttACTCAAATGAAAGGCAAAATCCCCATCTGCATCTTTCCTTAAAATGCAAATCCTTGCCGCAGGCTCGGGATCAGAACCTAAAATGAAGGAATAAAAGGTTACTTTGTAAGAAAGGGATTAGTCTCCTCTGCATGCAGAAGGGCCTGACTAACTACAAGGCTATTGCACTTATTTGTCATGGACTAACTATTTATATTTCCCCCACCCCAGTTAGGTGACAACAACATCTAATCAGTTAATGGATACAATAATCCACAACTTAAGTGCACACAACTTACTAAATTGCAGTCTTTTGTGAGTAAGATTGGACCCTTCATAAATCCATTTTACCCATTAAagtaaaagttgtgtttatgCCCATGGAACCCCCAGGATTCAAACTTTGCAAGCTCTTTACTTACACTGCTTCACTCTGCAGACAACCCTTTTACCTGCTAATACTGCAGCTTGTTTCAGGCTGTTTTTCAGCCAGTATTGACCACCATTACTCTGGCAGAGCTTTGCCCACTCTAGTCTCTGGGGACtccacaaaaataaatatagaaaccAGTAATTCCTAGAATTGCTACATATCTGAGAAATATAAGAACCattaaggtgatttttttttttttacatttggtgtTTGTATCTGGTCATCCATCACCAACAATGTAATTATTTTCTGGCAAAAAATGTCCATTTTTATATGAGGATGGTTTTTATTCTATAGGTCTGTACAAATCTATGAAAATGACATTTGACCCAAGTTTATCTGTATGTTGACTTGGCAATTTACAAAtttgtgtaaactgcagtgtttctgaagcaaatttaTACCTTTATACCAGTGCTGGGTTAACCCTACAttttacttacatacatacaaaaccatttcattttttgttactggtcctttaaagcaCAGCCTGTGTATCAAAGGATAAGCAGCTGATGGAAAGGAGGTTATGCTGTATTTACTATTGTGGGCATAAATGTTGGCACCCTTGCACTTTGCTCAAATAATGCCCCAGTCTCTTGAAGAAAATTGTTGAAAATAATGCTGCAGTAAATATACCTATATTCTTTGTCTAGTTCCTAGAACTGTTGGGATGAGCATAAAAACAGGTGGAATTCTTATCACACTATAACCGCTAAAAAATGTAAAGTCAGAGATTAGGAGTGACTCACCCGTGTCTTCTCCCAGACACAAAGCAGGATTATCAATTCCAAGCTTTGGGTTAAATAGAAACCTCCTAAATACAGGATAAAAGATAAAAAGTTACTCCTTGGTGTAGACATTTATGGCACATATCATGATACCTGATATGAATAATTGTTACTGTATTACAATTAAAACTATAATGTTAGGTTCTGCAGTGCTTGTCATCCCAGTTATAGCTTTTCTTCAAACAGATCTCTTAAGGCTAAGGATCCACGGAGCAGTTCAGTCGCCCGCAATAGGTATTTGTTTCACGGGTGACTAACCATTCCAGAAttgctttccactggcaacagtaGGAGTTGCCGGTTGAAAGCCCTTCACTTCACATTTGTGCAGAGTTGCCTGGGCAACATTTGTGCAGAGGAAACTTTTGGTAACTTTTTGGAGTACTGAAGCAAtgagaagggctttccaccggcgactcctattgttgccatttCAAAGCAGTTAGTCACCcttgatagcagagatctatcgcatgCTACTGAACTTTGTCACTATAGTGGGATAATAAGGAGAAGAAGACAAATATTGCTGTTCTCAGCATAGCCCAAGAGCTTCAAAATTTGTGTGGGCACACAGAACATGTTGCAGAGAGCCAGTAAAAGTAGTACTTGAAACCAAATACTGTAAAGTTATAAACTTGGGTCTATAGGAATGGTGAACTAAAGAAAAAATGGTGAATAAAGAAAGTGCCATTCCTATGGCAGGGACAGTCAAAAAATGGATATAGTGCAGGTTTTCTCTTATGTAACataagtaatataaaaataagcaaaatttATATAGTCCAAGTACAGGATTTACTCACTTCCACCAGAATCACGTCAAAGAGAAAATCTTTCAGGTATTCTCAGCTCTGCCACTTCATAAAGGCAATTAACCTGGCTGTCAAATACTAACCACCTACAATATTTTAAACATGTTCAACAACTGGGCAAACTCAAGGAAAGCCTTTCCCACCAGTATAAACAAATATTTGGTGGACTGGGAAAACAATATTTGGCAAACTATTTCACAAATTGAATGGAGTCTAATATGCAGTGCAATCTCTAGGTAGGATATCCCCAGCACAGCTATTCAGCATTCAAAGTATTGACAAGGTGGTATATTAACTATGAAAGAAAATTTGACCTCTCCACTCCCACAACCTGTTTTTGTGGGACAGACATTAGGAGTTTTTCCATACTTGTATGGCCAGCCATGCTGGAAAGAAATGTTTGATCTAATACAAAAGCTTTTGATCTGATACTACAGCTTGTACAAGTGGATATCCACCTAGCTCTTGTAGCCCTTTCTAAAAAACGGAACTGCATAAGCCTCAAAGCAAACTTTTGGCTCAAATTTAAGCTGTATCCAGAATTAGTCTACAGTAGATAATGACTTATGGGGTAGTGGAAAGGATTAACGCTGTACAAAATCTTTATATTTAACATCTCTATAAATTCACCATGAAGATATGGCTACTGTGAAACACTTCACAGTGCAAATCTCAGCAATAATCACTCGAGCATCTAGAAACAGTGCACCTATACTGGTTGCATCTCTTTTTCGTTTTAAGGTATCCCCATACTAACACCTTTCATCCCCATATTAATCTAAGTATTTTGCTGTTATGGTTTTGAAATCTtaatctttaaaatattaataaaagagataataaaaaatatatgcaaaactgcaaaaaataccAACTattaacttttttaatgcttcaatgatgctataaaatattttttgctcaATCACCACTCGACAAGAAATACCATACTGATCTAAATATTCAGCTTTAtcctaaaggtggcaatacacaagtgggcgatatcagggtaATTCGgtcgtttagccctggggccaaatgacgtCCTCCCATGAGCGCAAAACCTACTTTCAGCGCATCAGTGGAGGGACACCAGCACATGGGGGTGTGGCGAGAGCAATCGGGTCTGTCCTTGGCGATCCCTGATCCGGACCTGGTgccgggcaggcccatcggtcgtgcccatacatgggaagataagctgccgaatcggtctaaaggaccgatatcagcagctagaatctgccACCTTTACTCTAGTGTAAGCTTTACCCCTGTCACATCTATGGTAAAAATATGGGATCTGCTGCAATGCGACCCTtaattgggggagggggggtaaaaTTCAGACCTGGTTTTGCATAGAGGGGGCTGATTTATTCTTAAACATAAACACTTTGCTTTTCCATGGTTACTGCAAAATTAAGGGTTTATGATTAGGTGACTTTTGAGAGATGTTAATGCAGTAGGACTGAAGCGGAAAACAATA
The sequence above is a segment of the Xenopus tropicalis strain Nigerian chromosome 7, UCB_Xtro_10.0, whole genome shotgun sequence genome. Coding sequences within it:
- the pdzd3 gene encoding Na(+)/H(+) exchange regulatory cofactor NHE-RF4; the encoded protein is MYFAPFKGRLQKSKAGMKKRSEIEDDLVLTTRFLFNPKLGIDNPALCLGEDTGSDPEPAARICILRKDADGDFAFHLSKEQEREGHIVRQVVPGGPAYLAGLRDGDQLLQVNGEYVHEQEYLRVVQKIKYSGSRLSLGVLDEAAYETLRSSHRSPASVLSNFLSDSCPRPHFYRVKNEGRGFGFTASATGGVRGTFLLQVEDGGPAQKAGVPHGCRLLEVNGESTISITLSQLTKKLQRRSSHVVLLVLEASAWDVYESHGVPLSAALAETSSLPYRTRKLHLVKGPQGYGFLLRQEKCLAGQGQFLREIDPGLPAEDAGMREGDRLLGVNGQSVEGLEHEDTVSMIQESGKQVTLIVISNEGDRFFNEIGLSPLLFYEEETSVHSECKNVTQTTTGTPSGPGHTEPQVRADPSKTLSTSTEIQRNEE